The Streptomyces sp. A2-16 sequence CCCACCGGGACGGACGCCGTCTTCTGCCCGGTCGCGAAGTCGATCGTGGTGACCTGGTCGGCACCGCTCTCGGAGACCACACAGCTCTTGCCGTCGCCGCTGACGGTGGCCCAGTAGGGCTTCGAGGCGGTGACGAGCGGGCCTTCCTGGAGGGTGGCGCGGTTCACGACGGTCGCGTAGTCGTCCATCGTGCCCGCGACGCACAGCTTGCTGCCGTCCGGGCTCATCGAGAGGCCGTGGTGGCGCGAGTCGTTGACCATAGTGGTGCGGTCGTCGCTGGTCGCCGGGTTCTTCGGGAGGGTCTTCGTGCGGGTGATCTTGTCGGTGGCGAGGTCGTACTCGAAGAAGCCGTTGAAGAACGACACCTGGAAGTACAGCTTGGACTCGTCCGGCGAGAACACGGCGGGACGGACGGCGTCGGAGTAGTCCGTGAGGCCGATCGCGTTCAGCTTGTCCCGCATGTCGATGGTCTTGACCTGCTTGTAGGTGGTCGCGTCCACGACCGTGATGTGCCGGTCGCCCTTCGTCCAGTCCAGCCACGGCGCGTCGGAGTCGGTGTTCACGTCACCGATCGCCATGTTCCAGATGTACTTGCCGTCCTTGGTGAAGATGTTCTCGTGCGGCTTGTCGCCGGTGGCGAACGAACCGAGCTGCTGGCCGGTGTTGATGTTCAGCACGTGGACCGTGTTCGCCGTGGACGCCGACACCGCGACCCGGGTGCCGTCGGGGGAGACCGCCATGTGGTCCGCCCGGTAGCCCGAGACCTTGAAGCGCCAGTTGATCTTCCCGGTGGCCAGGTCGATCGACACCACGTCGGCGAAGCTGGGCCGGGAGACGACCACCGACTTGCCGTCCGGTGTGGAGTACATGTCGTCGACGAACTGGTCGTGGCCCTCGCCGACGCTGTTGCGGATCGCCATGAAGTAGATCCACTTGATCGGATCGGCGTTGATCTCCGCCATCCGCGCGTCCTTGTCGGGGATGACGTTGATCCGGCCGATCTTCGCCAGGTCGCCGGAGGACTTGATGACGTCGGCGGTGCCGTCCCAGTTGTTGCCCACGAACAGCACCTCGCGCAGGGCGGCGCTGTCCGCGGCGGAGGCGGTGGTCGCGGGGGCGGTGACGGTCAGGACGACTGCGGCGGCCATGGCCCACAGGTGTCTGGTTCCGGGAACAGGCATGACGGATCTCCCTCTGGGGCGGCTCGTGACGGGGGCATGCCAAAGCGGCAAAACTGAAGATGCGTGCTTTCAGAGTGAACTTACTGCAAAGTAAGGAAGGGGTGCCCTTCTCCACAAGACTGCGTACACGACAAAATTGGTGCTCATACGGGAGGCCGGACGCTCCGGCCCGGGTGGGAGGTGCGGTGACGGGCAGGCTCAGGGCCCCGACCGGTCGCTACGGCGGCAAGACAGCCGCGGAGCGGCAGGCCGAGCGCCGCCGCCGCTTCCTGGACGCGGCACTCCAGCTCTTCGGGGACACTCCCGGCTACCGCGCCACGACCGTCGCGGCCCTCAGCGAGGCCGCGGGCCTGTCCACCCGCCAGTTCTACGAGGAGTTCTGCACCCTCGAGGACGTCCTGGCCGCGCTGCACCTGGAGGTCAACGACTGGGCGACGGCCGCCGTGGTGGCCGCGGTGGCCGAGGCGGACCGGCTGCCCCTCGTCGAGCGCGCGGCCGCGATCTTCCGGGCGTACGCGGCGAACGTCACAGGCGATCCCCGGCGGGTGCGGATCACCTTCGTGGAGATCATCGGCGTCAGCGGGCGACTGGAGGAGCAGCGGCTGGCCCGTCGGGCGCACTGGGTGGACCTGGTGTGCGCCGAGGCGGAGCGGGCGGTGGCCCGGGGCGAGGCCGCGCCCCGCGACTTCCGGCTCGCGGCGACGGCCTTCATCGGCAGCGTCAACGGTCT is a genomic window containing:
- a CDS encoding YncE family protein, whose product is MPVPGTRHLWAMAAAVVLTVTAPATTASAADSAALREVLFVGNNWDGTADVIKSSGDLAKIGRINVIPDKDARMAEINADPIKWIYFMAIRNSVGEGHDQFVDDMYSTPDGKSVVVSRPSFADVVSIDLATGKINWRFKVSGYRADHMAVSPDGTRVAVSASTANTVHVLNINTGQQLGSFATGDKPHENIFTKDGKYIWNMAIGDVNTDSDAPWLDWTKGDRHITVVDATTYKQVKTIDMRDKLNAIGLTDYSDAVRPAVFSPDESKLYFQVSFFNGFFEYDLATDKITRTKTLPKNPATSDDRTTMVNDSRHHGLSMSPDGSKLCVAGTMDDYATVVNRATLQEGPLVTASKPYWATVSGDGKSCVVSESGADQVTTIDFATGQKTASVPVGDHPQRVRLGHVAANWTSPSS
- a CDS encoding TetR/AcrR family transcriptional regulator; this encodes MTGRLRAPTGRYGGKTAAERQAERRRRFLDAALQLFGDTPGYRATTVAALSEAAGLSTRQFYEEFCTLEDVLAALHLEVNDWATAAVVAAVAEADRLPLVERAAAIFRAYAANVTGDPRRVRITFVEIIGVSGRLEEQRLARRAHWVDLVCAEAERAVARGEAAPRDFRLAATAFIGSVNGLLHDWNAGWVDATLDEVVEELVRQLVGILQPPGWDYARG